One genomic segment of Phyllopteryx taeniolatus isolate TA_2022b chromosome 12, UOR_Ptae_1.2, whole genome shotgun sequence includes these proteins:
- the pcbp3 gene encoding poly(rC)-binding protein 3 isoform X3, with the protein MESTQVQSEGGLNVTLTIRLLMHGKEVGSIIGKKGETVKKMREESGARINISEGNCPERIVTITGPTDTIFKAFAMIAYKFEEDIINSMSNSSATSKPPVTLRLVVPASQCGSLIGKGGSKIKEMRESTGAQVQVAGDMLPNSTERAVTISGTPEAIIQCVKQICVVMLESPPKGATIPYRPKPASTPVIFSGGQAYTIQGQYAIPHPDQLTKLHQLAMQQTPFTPLGQTTPAFPGLDPTPPASTHELTIPNDLIGCIIGRQGTKINEIRQMSGAQIKIANAIEGSSERQITITGTPANISLAQYLINARLTSEVTGMATL; encoded by the exons ATGGAGTCAACCCAAGTCCAGTCGGAGGGTGGCCTCAATGTCACCCTCACCATCCGTCTCCTCATGCATGGAAAA GAAGTGGGAAGCATAATTGGAAAG AAAGGggaaacagtgaaaaagatgcGTGAAGAG AGTGGAGCACGAATCAACATCTCCGAAGGCAACTGCCCAGAGAGGATAGTTACCATCACTGGACCAACAGACACCATCTTCAAGGCTTTTGCCATGATTGCTTATAAATTCGAGGAG GATATCATCAATTCCATGAGCAATAGCTCGGCAACCAGCAAGCCTCCAGTCACCTTAAGGCTTGTGGTGCCAGCCAGCCAGTGCGGCTCTCTCATAGGAAAAGGGGgttccaaaataaaagaaatgagaGAG TCCACAGGGGCGCAAGTTCAGGTGGCAGGGGACATGCTCCCCAACTCGACAGAGCGTGCCGTGACAATCTCCGGGACCCCAGAAGCCATCATCCAGTGTGTCAAACAGATCTGTGTCGTCATGCTGGAG TCTCCACCCAAAGGTGCCACGATCCCCTATCGCCCGAAGCCTGCTTCCACCCCTGTCATTTTTTCAGGGGGCCAG GCTTACACGATTCAGGGACAGTATGCCATTCCACACCCTGAT CAGCTGACCAAGCTCCACCAGCTGGCTATGCAGCAAACCCCCTTTACCCCTCTCGGACAGACCACCCCCGCTTTCCCTG GTTTGGATCCGACTCCCCCGGCCAGCACCCATGAGCTCACCATTCCTAATGAT CTCATAGGCTGCATCATTGGACGCCAAGGAACCAAAATCAACGAGATCCGACAAATGTCGGGGGCACAGATCAAGATTGCAAACGCCATCGAAGGCTCATCCGAGCGACAGATCACCATCACCGGGACGCCTGCTAACATCAGCCTCGCCCAGTATCTCATCAATGCCAG
- the pcbp3 gene encoding poly(rC)-binding protein 3 isoform X4 — protein MESTQVQSEGGLNVTLTIRLLMHGKEVGSIIGKKGETVKKMREESGARINISEGNCPERIVTITGPTDTIFKAFAMIAYKFEEDIINSMSNSSATSKPPVTLRLVVPASQCGSLIGKGGSKIKEMRESTGAQVQVAGDMLPNSTERAVTISGTPEAIIQCVKQICVVMLESPPKGATIPYRPKPASTPVIFSGGQAYTIQGQYAIPHPDLTKLHQLAMQQTPFTPLGQTTPAFPGLDPTPPASTHELTIPNDLIGCIIGRQGTKINEIRQMSGAQIKIANAIEGSSERQITITGTPANISLAQYLINARLTSEVTGMATL, from the exons ATGGAGTCAACCCAAGTCCAGTCGGAGGGTGGCCTCAATGTCACCCTCACCATCCGTCTCCTCATGCATGGAAAA GAAGTGGGAAGCATAATTGGAAAG AAAGGggaaacagtgaaaaagatgcGTGAAGAG AGTGGAGCACGAATCAACATCTCCGAAGGCAACTGCCCAGAGAGGATAGTTACCATCACTGGACCAACAGACACCATCTTCAAGGCTTTTGCCATGATTGCTTATAAATTCGAGGAG GATATCATCAATTCCATGAGCAATAGCTCGGCAACCAGCAAGCCTCCAGTCACCTTAAGGCTTGTGGTGCCAGCCAGCCAGTGCGGCTCTCTCATAGGAAAAGGGGgttccaaaataaaagaaatgagaGAG TCCACAGGGGCGCAAGTTCAGGTGGCAGGGGACATGCTCCCCAACTCGACAGAGCGTGCCGTGACAATCTCCGGGACCCCAGAAGCCATCATCCAGTGTGTCAAACAGATCTGTGTCGTCATGCTGGAG TCTCCACCCAAAGGTGCCACGATCCCCTATCGCCCGAAGCCTGCTTCCACCCCTGTCATTTTTTCAGGGGGCCAG GCTTACACGATTCAGGGACAGTATGCCATTCCACACCCTGAT CTGACCAAGCTCCACCAGCTGGCTATGCAGCAAACCCCCTTTACCCCTCTCGGACAGACCACCCCCGCTTTCCCTG GTTTGGATCCGACTCCCCCGGCCAGCACCCATGAGCTCACCATTCCTAATGAT CTCATAGGCTGCATCATTGGACGCCAAGGAACCAAAATCAACGAGATCCGACAAATGTCGGGGGCACAGATCAAGATTGCAAACGCCATCGAAGGCTCATCCGAGCGACAGATCACCATCACCGGGACGCCTGCTAACATCAGCCTCGCCCAGTATCTCATCAATGCCAG
- the pcbp3 gene encoding poly(rC)-binding protein 3 isoform X2 — protein MESTQVQSEGGLNVTLTIRLLMHGKEVGSIIGKKGETVKKMREESGARINISEGNCPERIVTITGPTDTIFKAFAMIAYKFEEDIINSMSNSSATSKPPVTLRLVVPASQCGSLIGKGGSKIKEMRESTGAQVQVAGDMLPNSTERAVTISGTPEAIIQCVKQICVVMLESPPKGATIPYRPKPASTPVIFSGGQAYTIQGQYAIPHPDLTKLHQLAMQQTPFTPLGQTTPAFPGLDPTPPASTHELTIPNDLIGCIIGRQGTKINEIRQMSGAQIKIANAIEGSSERQITITGTPANISLAQYLINARFRDVAAMWNDPSAMTTS, from the exons ATGGAGTCAACCCAAGTCCAGTCGGAGGGTGGCCTCAATGTCACCCTCACCATCCGTCTCCTCATGCATGGAAAA GAAGTGGGAAGCATAATTGGAAAG AAAGGggaaacagtgaaaaagatgcGTGAAGAG AGTGGAGCACGAATCAACATCTCCGAAGGCAACTGCCCAGAGAGGATAGTTACCATCACTGGACCAACAGACACCATCTTCAAGGCTTTTGCCATGATTGCTTATAAATTCGAGGAG GATATCATCAATTCCATGAGCAATAGCTCGGCAACCAGCAAGCCTCCAGTCACCTTAAGGCTTGTGGTGCCAGCCAGCCAGTGCGGCTCTCTCATAGGAAAAGGGGgttccaaaataaaagaaatgagaGAG TCCACAGGGGCGCAAGTTCAGGTGGCAGGGGACATGCTCCCCAACTCGACAGAGCGTGCCGTGACAATCTCCGGGACCCCAGAAGCCATCATCCAGTGTGTCAAACAGATCTGTGTCGTCATGCTGGAG TCTCCACCCAAAGGTGCCACGATCCCCTATCGCCCGAAGCCTGCTTCCACCCCTGTCATTTTTTCAGGGGGCCAG GCTTACACGATTCAGGGACAGTATGCCATTCCACACCCTGAT CTGACCAAGCTCCACCAGCTGGCTATGCAGCAAACCCCCTTTACCCCTCTCGGACAGACCACCCCCGCTTTCCCTG GTTTGGATCCGACTCCCCCGGCCAGCACCCATGAGCTCACCATTCCTAATGAT CTCATAGGCTGCATCATTGGACGCCAAGGAACCAAAATCAACGAGATCCGACAAATGTCGGGGGCACAGATCAAGATTGCAAACGCCATCGAAGGCTCATCCGAGCGACAGATCACCATCACCGGGACGCCTGCTAACATCAGCCTCGCCCAGTATCTCATCAATGCCAG GTTCAGGGACGTGGCCGCCATGTGGAATGACCCCTCGGCAATGACTACATCCTGA
- the pcbp3 gene encoding poly(rC)-binding protein 3 isoform X1, translated as MESTQVQSEGGLNVTLTIRLLMHGKEVGSIIGKKGETVKKMREESGARINISEGNCPERIVTITGPTDTIFKAFAMIAYKFEEDIINSMSNSSATSKPPVTLRLVVPASQCGSLIGKGGSKIKEMRESTGAQVQVAGDMLPNSTERAVTISGTPEAIIQCVKQICVVMLESPPKGATIPYRPKPASTPVIFSGGQAYTIQGQYAIPHPDQLTKLHQLAMQQTPFTPLGQTTPAFPGLDPTPPASTHELTIPNDLIGCIIGRQGTKINEIRQMSGAQIKIANAIEGSSERQITITGTPANISLAQYLINARFRDVAAMWNDPSAMTTS; from the exons ATGGAGTCAACCCAAGTCCAGTCGGAGGGTGGCCTCAATGTCACCCTCACCATCCGTCTCCTCATGCATGGAAAA GAAGTGGGAAGCATAATTGGAAAG AAAGGggaaacagtgaaaaagatgcGTGAAGAG AGTGGAGCACGAATCAACATCTCCGAAGGCAACTGCCCAGAGAGGATAGTTACCATCACTGGACCAACAGACACCATCTTCAAGGCTTTTGCCATGATTGCTTATAAATTCGAGGAG GATATCATCAATTCCATGAGCAATAGCTCGGCAACCAGCAAGCCTCCAGTCACCTTAAGGCTTGTGGTGCCAGCCAGCCAGTGCGGCTCTCTCATAGGAAAAGGGGgttccaaaataaaagaaatgagaGAG TCCACAGGGGCGCAAGTTCAGGTGGCAGGGGACATGCTCCCCAACTCGACAGAGCGTGCCGTGACAATCTCCGGGACCCCAGAAGCCATCATCCAGTGTGTCAAACAGATCTGTGTCGTCATGCTGGAG TCTCCACCCAAAGGTGCCACGATCCCCTATCGCCCGAAGCCTGCTTCCACCCCTGTCATTTTTTCAGGGGGCCAG GCTTACACGATTCAGGGACAGTATGCCATTCCACACCCTGAT CAGCTGACCAAGCTCCACCAGCTGGCTATGCAGCAAACCCCCTTTACCCCTCTCGGACAGACCACCCCCGCTTTCCCTG GTTTGGATCCGACTCCCCCGGCCAGCACCCATGAGCTCACCATTCCTAATGAT CTCATAGGCTGCATCATTGGACGCCAAGGAACCAAAATCAACGAGATCCGACAAATGTCGGGGGCACAGATCAAGATTGCAAACGCCATCGAAGGCTCATCCGAGCGACAGATCACCATCACCGGGACGCCTGCTAACATCAGCCTCGCCCAGTATCTCATCAATGCCAG GTTCAGGGACGTGGCCGCCATGTGGAATGACCCCTCGGCAATGACTACATCCTGA